CGCCGGTCTGGAGAAGATCGTGTCCGAGCGGATCGGCAAGCGCGGTCTCGGCTTCGGCAACGAAGTGGCGAGCAAGGACGAGGTGGACACCTCGGATCAGTTCGCCGACGTCATGCCGGAGGACCTGATCAAGTTCGGCCTGATCCCGGAGTTCATCGGCCGTCTGCCGGTCGTCGCGTCGGTGACGAACCTGGACAAGGACTCGCTGGTGAGCATCCTGTCGGAGCCGAAGAACGCGCTGGTGAAGCAGTACACCCGGCTGTTCGACATGGACAATGTCGAGCTGGAGTTCACCAAGGACGCCCTCGAGGCGGTCGCCGATCAGGCAATTCACCGCGGCACCGGTGCCCGCGGCCTGCGGGCCATCATGGAAGAGGTCCTGCTGCCGGTGATGTACGACATCCCGAGCCGCGACGACGTCGAGAAGGTCGTCGTGACCGGGGAGACAGTCCGCGACAACGTCCTCCCGACCATCGTGCCCCGCAAGGCCTCCAGCGACGAGCGTCGCGACAAGAGCGCCTGACGCGCACGACTGACGACGAGAAAGCCCCGCCCGGGTAGACCCGGGCGGGGCTTTCTCTTGTCCATCTCGCCCCGCGGCGGTGCCGCATCGAGCACACTGAGCGATGTGACTCAACACGGATCGGATACCTCGGTGCTCGCCGGCCTGGTGCTGGCGGGTGGACGTTCGCGACGGATGGGCAGCGACAAGGCCGCGCTCGACTGGGACGGTGAACCCATGCTCGCGCGAGTGGTGCGGGTGGTGTCCCAGCGCTGCGATCCGGTGCTGGTCGTCGCGGGCGAGACGTCTGCGGCATTCCGCGGCGTCGACGACATCCGCGACCGGGCGGCGCCGGGGATCGATTCGTCGAAGGTGCACTGGGTGACCGACGAACAGGAGGGGACGGGTCCGCTCGGCGGGCTCGTCGCGGGCCTGTCCGCGGCGGCTGCCGCGGGTGCCGAGTTCGCGTTCGTCTGTGCCACGGACATGCCGCTGATCGCGCCGGAACTGATCGACGAGCTGCGGCTGGGGCTGACCGACTCGACGCAGGCGGTCATCGCCCACGACGCCCAGCGGGATCATCCGATGGCGGGGATCTACCGCACGGATGCCGCGGCGATGATCGCGGATGTCGTCGCCGGCGGCGAACGGCGCATGCTGGGCGCGATCGAGGCGCTCAACACCCATCGGGTGGGGATCTCCGATCCGGACTGGCTGGTCAACGTCAACGCGCCTGAGGACCTGCACAGATTGCGCGTCTCCGCGGGTTAGCACGAAGCGCTCGGGCGCGGACGGGTCCCGGGCGAGGTCCGGCCCGGCGAAAACATAGAATAGCGGCCGTGACATCACCCGACCAGACATCCGCGTTGCCCGAGACAGCGTCGCCCCGGACTGCCGTACCCGAGACCGGGTTGCCGAAGTCCTGGGACCCCGCTGAGCACGAGGCGTCGCTCTACCAGGGCTGGGTGGACGCCGGGTACTTCACCGCGGACGCGGCGAGTGACAAGCCGCCGTTCTCCATCGTGATCCCGCCGCCGAATGTCAATGGCTCGCTGCACATGGGCCACGCCTACGAGCACGTCCTGATGGACGCGCTCTCGCGTCTTCGTCGGATGCAGGGCTACGAGGTGCTGTGGCTCCCCGGCATGGACCACGCGGCGATCGCGATGCAGACGATGGTCGAGCGAAAACTCGCCACCGAGGGCAAGACGCGCGACGACCTCGGCCGGGAAGCGTTCATCGACCGCGTGTGGGCCGAGAAGGCCGAGATCAGCGGCAACATCGGCGAGCAGATGCGCCGGCTCGGCGACAGTGTCGACTGGTCGCGCGAACGCTTCACGATGGACGAGGGTCTGTCGCGCGCGGTGCACACCGTCTTCAAGAAGATGTTCGACGACGGGCTGATCTATCAGGCCGAGCGCCTCGTCAACTGGTCGCCGGTCCTCAAGACCGCCGTCAGCGACATCGAGGTGAGTTACGCCGACGTCGAGGGCGAGCTCGTCAGCTTCCGCTACGGGTCACTCGACGACACCGAGCCTCACATCGTCGTCGCGACGACCCGACTCGAGACGATGCTCGGCGACACCGCGATCGCGGTGCACCCCGACGACGAACGGTATGCCCACCTGGTCGGCACCGCACTGCCGCACCCCTTTGTCGACCGGATGATCCCGATCGTCGCCGATGATTACGTCGACCCCGAATTCGGCAGCGGCGCAGTCAAGATCACGCCGGCACACGACCCCAACGACTTCGCGCTCGGGCAGCGACACAACTTGCCGATGCCGACGATCATGGACGAATCGGCCCGGATCGCCGACACCGGAACCGAATTCGACGGCATGGACCGCTTCGAGGCGCGTGTCAAGGTGCGCGAGGCGCTGGCCGAACAGGGCCGGATCGTGAAAGAGGTGCGTCCGTACCTGCACAGCGTCGGGCATTCGGAGCGCACCGGCGAGCCGATCGAACCGCGCCTGTCGATGCAGTGGTGGGTGGCGGTCTCCACGCTGGCCGCGGCGGCCGGCGACGCGGTGCGGGACGGGTCCACGGTGATCCACCCGAAGTCGATGGAGCCGCGCTGGTTCAGCTGGGTCGACGACATGCACGACTGGTGTATCTCGCGTCAGCTGTGGTGGGGTCACCGCATCCCGATCTGGTACGGACCCGACGGCGAGGTGGTGTGCGTCGGACCCGACGAGCAGGCCCCCGAGGGTTACGTCCAGGAGACCGACGTCCTCGACACCTGGTTCTCCTCCGGGCTGTGGCCGTTCTCCACGATGGGCTGGCCCGATCAGACCGCGGATCTCGAGAAGTTCTATCCCACCTCGGTTCTCGTCACCGGGTACGACATCCTGTTCTTCTGGGTGGCCCGCATGATGATGTTCGGCACCTATGTGGGCAAGGATCTGGGTCCGGGCAACGAGATCCCGTTCCACAACCTGTTCCTGCACGGCCTGGTGCGCGACGAGCACGGCCGCAAGATGTCGAAGTCGAAGGGCAACGGCATCGACCCGCTCGACTGGGTGGAGCGCTTCGGGGCCGACGCCCTGCGCTTCACGCTCGCCCGCGGTGCCAACCCCGGTTCGGACATCTCGGTCGGCGAGGACCACGCCCAGTCGTCGCGCAACTTCGCCACCAAGCTCTACAACGCCACCAAGTTCGCGTTGATGAACGGCGCGAAGGTCGGCGAGCTCCCCGACGCCGAGACGCTGACCGACGCCGACCGGTGGATCCTCGGCCGGCTCGACGAGGTGCTCGCCGAGATCGACGCCGGGTTCGAGTCCTACGAGTTCTCGAAGGCATGCGAGGCGCTCTACCACTTCGCGTGGGACGAGGTCTGCGACTGGTACCTCGAACTCGCGAAGGTGCAGTTCGCCGAGAACGACGAGAAGCGTTCGGAAGCAACGTCGCTCGTGCTGGGCGCGGTCCTAGAGCCGTTGCTGCGCGCGCTGTCGCCGGTGATGCCGTTCGTCACCGAGGTGCTGTGGAAGGCGCTCACCGGGGGTGAATCGCTCGTGGTCGCCCCCTGGCCGACCACTTCCGGACGCGATTGGTCGTCGGATTCGGCCGCCCGCGTGGACGATCTGCAGCGACTGATCACCGAGGTGCGGCGTTTCCGCAGCGATCAGGGTCTCCGTCCGGGCCAGCGCGTCGCCGTGCAGTTCGACGGACTCGGCGAAGCCGGGCTCGAACACCTGCTGCCGTACGTGACCTCCCTCGCGCGCCTGGACCCGGCCGGTCCCGACTTCGGCGCGACCGCGACCATCGAGGTCCGCCTGAGCGTGGCCACCGTGGTCGTCGCGATCGACACCTCGGGCACCGTCGACGTCGAAGCCGAACGCAAGCGGCTCGCCAAGGACCTGGCGGTGGCCGAGAAGGAACTGTCGACGACCTCGGCGAAACTGGGCAACGAACAGTTCCTGTCCAAGGCGCCCGACCACGTGGTCGCCAAGATCCGGGACCGTCAGCGGATCGCGACCGAAGAGGTCGAACGGTTGAACGCGAAGCTGGCGAGTCTGGCCGGCGCGTGAGCGACGACACCGGTTTCCCCGAAGAGGATCCAGCCGTCCTGGGAATGGATGCGGCAGGCGACCCCCTGGGTCTCTCGGCGATCCTGGGGGAGGACGAACCCGATCCGGATGCCGAGCCGGCGCGGCTGCGCGTCACTGACAGCGCCGACGATCTCGCCGAACTCGCCGAGGTCGAGGCCGAGCTCGACACCCGGTGGCCCGAGACCAAGATCGAGCCGTCGCTGACCCGCATCGCGACGCTCATGGATCTGCTCGGATCCCCCCAGCACGGATACCCCGCGATCCACATCGCCGGGACGAACGGCAAGACGTCGGTCACCAGGATGGTCGACGCGTTGCTGTCCGCGCTGCACCGGCGCACGGGCCGGATCACGAGTCCGCACCTGCAGCGCGTCACCGAGCGGATCTCGGTCGACGGCAAGCCGATTCCGGCACGCACCTACATCGACACCTATCGGGAACTCGAGCCGTACATCACCATGGTCGACGATTCGTCGACAGCGGCGGGTGGACCCCGGATGAGTAAGTTCGAGGTGCTGACCGCGATGGCGTATGCGGTCTTCGCCGAGGCGCCGGTGGACGTCGCCGTCGTCGAGACGGGCATGGGCGGTCGATGGGACGCGACCAACGTCATCGACGGCACGGTCTCGGTCATCACACCGATCGCGATGGACCACGCGGACTATCTCGGCGACACCCTGACCGCCATCGCGGGGGAGAAGGCCGGCATCATCAAGCCCGCCGAACCCGATGCGGCCGGCACCGTCGATCCCGTCACGGTGATCGCCGAACAGAGCCCCGAGGTGATGGACGTCCTGCTGCGCGCGGCCGTCGATGCGGGCACCATCGTCGCCCGCCAGGGATCGGAGTTCGCGGTCCTCGACTCGGTCATCGCCGTCGGTGGGCAGATGCTCACCATCCAGGGCCTCGGCGGTGTCTACGACGAGATCTTCGTGCCGCTGCACGGTGCACATCAGGCGGCCAACGCGGCGCTGGCGCTCGCGGCGGTGGAGGCGTTCTTCGGTGCGGGCGCCGATCGTCAGCTCGACATCGACGCGGTGCGTACGGGTTTCGCGTCCGTCGCCAACCCCGGACGGCTCGAGCGACTGCGCAGCGCCCCGACGGTGTTCGCCGACGCGGCGCACAATCCCCACGGAGCCGCGGCGCTGGCGCAGGCGCTGGCCGAGGAGTTCGACTTCCGTCGACTCGTCGGCGTCATCGGCGTGCTGGGTGACAAGGACGCCCGCGGAGTCCTCGAAGCCCTCGAGCCGGTGCTCGACGCGGTCGTCGTCACCGACAACGGGTCGCCACGGGCCCTGGAGCCCGAGACGCTCGCGGAGTACGCGCGGGAGGTGTTCGGCGAGGACCGCGTGGTCGTCAAACCCTTCCTGCCCGACGCCGTCGAGGAGGCCATCGCACTGGCCGAGGAAGCCGACGGCGAACGCGTGTCCGGTGCGGGCGTGGTCATCACCGGGTCCGTCGTGACCGCCGGTGCCGCGCGAACACTCTTCGGTAAGGAACCCTCATGACCCGGTACACCCCACCCACGAACGATCCGTGGAAGGGGCTCCGCGGCGTGATGGCCGGCACGATGATCCTGGAGGTCATCGTCGTGATCCTGGCGTTCCCGATCGTGTGGCGCCTCGGCGACGGGCTGACCTGGTTGTCCGGCGGATACCTCACGCTCGTCGTCATCGCGATGATCCTGGCCGCCGGGATGCAGGGTCGGCCGTACGCGATCAACCTCGATCTGGGCCTGCAGGTCGTGCTGATCATCGGGGGGCTCTTCCACTGGTCGATCGCGGTGGTGGGAGTCGTCTTCGGGTCGGTCTGGCTGTACATCCGCTACATCAAGGCCGACGTCGAGAAGCGGGTCGAACGCGGGATGCTGCCCGGCCAGGAGCCGATCGAGTAATCGGTCCGGCGGCCACGGCCGTCTCGCCGCCGGCTGTCCGACCAGCGGTGTTTTCGTTGCTCAGGGCGGGGTTTGGTGGCCGCAAGACCTGTGGCCGGACCGTTATCGCCGAACCCGGGCGGCCAGGTGGGCTTGCTGTAACAATGGCCCATGCCGCGGGGGCCGACAAGTCGATCCTCGCAGCTTGTCGAACCCCTTCTCGAGACACCCGATGTGAGGACATACGTGCAGTTCCAGCTCTTCCGGACCACCTCCGTCCGAACCCGACGCCCCGTGCTCCCCGTTGTCGTCCTCGCGGGCGCGGCGCTCGCACTGACCGTCCCGGCCACGGCGGCGGCCGAACCGGAGCGGGACCAGGCACCGATCGGGATCGTGAACTTCATACCCGCAGCGGACGCA
The genomic region above belongs to Gordonia hongkongensis and contains:
- the folC gene encoding bifunctional tetrahydrofolate synthase/dihydrofolate synthase gives rise to the protein MSDDTGFPEEDPAVLGMDAAGDPLGLSAILGEDEPDPDAEPARLRVTDSADDLAELAEVEAELDTRWPETKIEPSLTRIATLMDLLGSPQHGYPAIHIAGTNGKTSVTRMVDALLSALHRRTGRITSPHLQRVTERISVDGKPIPARTYIDTYRELEPYITMVDDSSTAAGGPRMSKFEVLTAMAYAVFAEAPVDVAVVETGMGGRWDATNVIDGTVSVITPIAMDHADYLGDTLTAIAGEKAGIIKPAEPDAAGTVDPVTVIAEQSPEVMDVLLRAAVDAGTIVARQGSEFAVLDSVIAVGGQMLTIQGLGGVYDEIFVPLHGAHQAANAALALAAVEAFFGAGADRQLDIDAVRTGFASVANPGRLERLRSAPTVFADAAHNPHGAAALAQALAEEFDFRRLVGVIGVLGDKDARGVLEALEPVLDAVVVTDNGSPRALEPETLAEYAREVFGEDRVVVKPFLPDAVEEAIALAEEADGERVSGAGVVITGSVVTAGAARTLFGKEPS
- a CDS encoding valine--tRNA ligase — its product is MPETASPRTAVPETGLPKSWDPAEHEASLYQGWVDAGYFTADAASDKPPFSIVIPPPNVNGSLHMGHAYEHVLMDALSRLRRMQGYEVLWLPGMDHAAIAMQTMVERKLATEGKTRDDLGREAFIDRVWAEKAEISGNIGEQMRRLGDSVDWSRERFTMDEGLSRAVHTVFKKMFDDGLIYQAERLVNWSPVLKTAVSDIEVSYADVEGELVSFRYGSLDDTEPHIVVATTRLETMLGDTAIAVHPDDERYAHLVGTALPHPFVDRMIPIVADDYVDPEFGSGAVKITPAHDPNDFALGQRHNLPMPTIMDESARIADTGTEFDGMDRFEARVKVREALAEQGRIVKEVRPYLHSVGHSERTGEPIEPRLSMQWWVAVSTLAAAAGDAVRDGSTVIHPKSMEPRWFSWVDDMHDWCISRQLWWGHRIPIWYGPDGEVVCVGPDEQAPEGYVQETDVLDTWFSSGLWPFSTMGWPDQTADLEKFYPTSVLVTGYDILFFWVARMMMFGTYVGKDLGPGNEIPFHNLFLHGLVRDEHGRKMSKSKGNGIDPLDWVERFGADALRFTLARGANPGSDISVGEDHAQSSRNFATKLYNATKFALMNGAKVGELPDAETLTDADRWILGRLDEVLAEIDAGFESYEFSKACEALYHFAWDEVCDWYLELAKVQFAENDEKRSEATSLVLGAVLEPLLRALSPVMPFVTEVLWKALTGGESLVVAPWPTTSGRDWSSDSAARVDDLQRLITEVRRFRSDQGLRPGQRVAVQFDGLGEAGLEHLLPYVTSLARLDPAGPDFGATATIEVRLSVATVVVAIDTSGTVDVEAERKRLAKDLAVAEKELSTTSAKLGNEQFLSKAPDHVVAKIRDRQRIATEEVERLNAKLASLAGA
- a CDS encoding DUF4233 domain-containing protein, whose translation is MTRYTPPTNDPWKGLRGVMAGTMILEVIVVILAFPIVWRLGDGLTWLSGGYLTLVVIAMILAAGMQGRPYAINLDLGLQVVLIIGGLFHWSIAVVGVVFGSVWLYIRYIKADVEKRVERGMLPGQEPIE
- the mobA gene encoding molybdenum cofactor guanylyltransferase — encoded protein: MGSDKAALDWDGEPMLARVVRVVSQRCDPVLVVAGETSAAFRGVDDIRDRAAPGIDSSKVHWVTDEQEGTGPLGGLVAGLSAAAAAGAEFAFVCATDMPLIAPELIDELRLGLTDSTQAVIAHDAQRDHPMAGIYRTDAAAMIADVVAGGERRMLGAIEALNTHRVGISDPDWLVNVNAPEDLHRLRVSAG